aatattttaatattataaatatttaaataatatatttctggaaatgcattttttttttggaattctttgatgaatggaaagttcaaaagaacagcatttatttgaaatcgaaAACTTATAGATGTTTTAGTGTCAATTTTGATTAACTTAATGTggccttgctgaataaaagtgtttatttctttaaagaaaaagaaaaatcttgatccaaacttctgaatggaaATGTAGATGTGATAGATTGTATAATTGAGCTCAGTGTAAATGGCAAAAAAGGGCCTGACACACCAGAAAAtgctataaaattaataatgaataaaatatacaataatcaGTAACGGTCTTATGTAAGAAGGTTCAatatttaaaagatttaaaattaaCAGTGGCTAGACAAAACGTTTGGTTGTAgttaataatacatttgataaatttagattttgcattaaagaaaaatatttgtttgatttttttttctttttcttgcaaTAACTTTGGTAAACATGCAGTCAACACGTCTACAAACTAACTATATTATTTCTTTCCCTGACATGTAGGTCAAATGATGTTACTTTCTGAGTGTCATCAATTCACAAGGTTGAAATTTTGTTGTTAGGGCAAAACGTGctaaatattattgcaaattcACCTGATTGGGGCAGCTTtgtatgtataaaaataaaaactgaactCACCATGCATTTGTTGGGCTTTTCACCAGAATGGACTCTCATATGAATGAGCAGTTTGTATCGAGCATTGAAGGGCTTGTGCCGACGGACACATCCTGCCCAGAAGCAGGTAAATTCCTCGCCTTTTCGCTGATCTATGTGCACCTTCTCTATATGTCTCACCAGTTCTTCTTTCAGCCCATAGGTAGCCCTACAATCCATCCATTTGCACGGCTGTTCTTCACTCAGGTGTTCATTCATTCCCTCAGATCCAAGAAGCCCGCTCAATCCCAGATCATTCCTCAACTGCTGCAGTGTAGGAAGCTTTTCTGATACTTCCGCCTGAGTATTGTGAAGGTTAAGATGCTGGGTTTGTTCTTTGGCTGCATCTGAGTCAGTGCAGAGATACTGAAGGAGTTCTTCCTTGTGCAGAAGCTTCTTGTTACAAAGATGGAATTCAGCAACAGGTTCTTGTTTAGGAGACTTGGGATACAAACATCCTTCTGGAGGTTTCTGCGGTGTGCAACTGTAGAGAAGGTCCTGGGCCTCAGGTGGACCGCAGAGAGTTGAAAGAGATGGAGAAGTCAAACACAGCTCTGATACCGAGCCAGATGAGTGGCTGGAGGAAGGGGAAGAGAAGGATGGAGAGAAGGCACTGAAAGATGACGTGGACAGGGAAGAGCAGAATAAGGAAGGGGACAATGTGTTGCTAACGTGCGATAGGTTATCTACAACCGACGTGTCACTCTTTATGCTGCTGATATAAGACACAATGGCTCTTTCTGTGGAACAGACCAAATCGAAATCCTCTGTTGTTATCGACACAGGCGACTCAGACAAGCTACTCATCTTCAGAGCTTCCATGTGAACAGCTTGGTTTAAAGAAGACAGGTACTTTTCATCATTGTTAACAAGGCCACAGTGGTCCAGCTGTGCAACCGCTGGACTTAGACCAGCAGGCCTCATGACGTTCTTCCAGTTACGCTCCTTCTGAATGTGGATCATCAAATGGACACTGCAGAAATTATTCAGGGGTCGCAAACGTTAGTAGTGACACACCTGTGATGATTCACAAGGTACCTGGAAAGAACAGAAAAATGGATGAATTTGTGCAGTCGATTCAAATCAGATATATCAGATCAAGTGTGTCCGTAGAGGACCTTAAGAGGAACTGATGCATTTTGAGGCTGAAGGCAGGTTGACTGAGAAGCTGGTGTTTGGTTTTTCCATCATCTAAATGGTTCCAGAATGCAAAGCTCTGTTCAGTCCTTTCACCAGTCACTGTTTACTACAAAGGGAAAGAATTATAGGgtaataattattaatcaatgcaataattacaataataaaaagaacaagaaaaaaaccTCATCATaatctactgttcaaaagtttggggttattagaaaattattacttttattaatcaaaaatgcattcaaaagatcaaaagagacagtaaaagatgattataattttacaacagatttctacttcaaataaatgctgctttgaaccttctatttattaaagaatcctgaaaaaacatgcagcacaactgttttcaacattgataatgagcagcaaaacaacatttcagaatgatttctgaaggatcatgtgactgaagactggagtaatgatgctgaaaatactgCTTTGCCATaacagcaataaataaaacactttaaattatttaaaaatagcaaaatagCTCTTTTAAACAATAACACCATTTCactatattactgttctttACAAGTAAAggctgtgtaaaaaaaaaaagcgttaGTGACTCCTGAATAGtagtgtaattttatttatttatttatcagaaaGCTACAGTGGCAATACATCAGTTTACTGCCATGTCTCCTTACACAAAGTGTTTTCTCTAAATGGAAACAGATTTAGTAATATGTTACAGTGCAGGGGTTTCCTACAGAAGTGGCGAGAAATCGAGAATGTCTGTCGGGAATAcacaaaaattaagcagcacattaaaatacacatttattaaaatgcatagaTTTGAGTTATGCTAATATTGTACTACTTGTTCATCAAAATAGCTGCATTCTCACTGACAGTGATTACACTGGCAGAAATCACAGTcttcgtttgtttgtttccaGTAGGTGATCCTGTCtggtttcaaatagaaaataaaaaaaatgtcactgTGAATCTCAGTCAGCATGAACTTCCCTTTAAACCACAGACTTAACTGTACAAGAAAGCCTGTGTTACTGCAGTTCTTCTTCTTAACAGACCATACCACCTTACCACACTCCTCAAAGGTGTCATCCACAGCTGCTGAAAGCTTGCAGACCGCCGAGGTCAGAATTGCTGCATTAGAAGCCAATATGGTTCAATAAAAACTCTGTCAGTTCTCTCATGAATTGGACTTGATTATGGtgtgtttttcttctctttgaGGGTGCAGGTAGCAATGTTCAGACCCAGTAAAGATGAACAGAGAGACATTTGTGCCCTGACAGATTGCTTGGAACCAGGATGCAGAGATCTGGTACCAAAACCGAGATTCTAATGTACCACATCCCTCAGCTAATGAGAAGCAGGCCTGGAACAGTGGGAAAGGGTCTTCAAGAGGTCTCTCCTGTCCAACACTCACACTTCTGTGCTGAAATCATGCACGCTTTaacactccacacacacacacacattcgctCAAATGATCCAGTGATGCGCTGCCATGATTGAGTTGGCAAGTTAAAGTGAGTGCCATGCTACTGCTTTGACTATACATGCATCAAATGGGCCTAATATATCAAAGCCTTTTTCAAGTCCACATTGTATGCTTAAcactagggatgcacgatattgtcGGACTGATATCGGAATCGGCCGATAATGCCGTTACATTATGccaaaatgtcttaaaatttaAGAATTATGCCGATATGTCTTACCAATAAGAGGAACACCTTAACTCACCCGCTCAGAGTGTGCTAGTGATTAGATCATGTCAGcagtgtggctcattcttgaagcaaagctTTGTCTGAATGATGATTAGAttgacttatttttatttttttggatcgCTGCATTTAATCTGTGAAAGCATGTACAGAATGAGGCATTCGGTGTGTGATAGAGTAAACAGTAATAGCACGTGCAGTagtatggaagcagaataatgacaatagtttttgaaacaaagtatgctgaattccacaaatcgaaaaaaaagatgcattgcaattaacagtgcttgcattttaatgccttgcaTTTCTAgagcttgcatttttaggtcctgaaatttaacatagttgtttatttaagctgtggatatttcaattcaaaatatttcacacacattttcataattaaaaattcaataattcatattcaccttccagaattcacttccaaaatattaaatgtgtttaaaatatgtaaaatattcgacaggcaaatttcggtcattttatttcactttccaaattcgctgccacaaattcagtggttaaaattcggcagaaaattcagcgttgcacatccgggaaccgcaggaatagcagtagagcacagatgcatgatctccagctgctgtcagccgctcaccagcaggtggcgcaagcggctgttgatgaagcaggccatatgtggatcaagtcattcatttacaaaaactgatttgcagaaatggagcaagcactaagtagaagttttgattatcggggccagtataaacgtGGAAATTTCGCTgattgtatgtttaattcaacatcttcgctgtttcccgtagcctacatgcaagcagctttctctaccacaaaggagattataatggtCTTTTACCCaatgctgaagtacagaactaacattacatctgaggaagacatatattgcttccggttgtttagtttctgtaactttgtattATGGCTTGTGTGATGCTGTGCTGTAATGGGGTTCCCCTCAaacgtcacactccaggattccccaactaCGCGTAACGCCACTGACTGGGTTAAACCgtccaatgtatttaaattaaaattactcttaacatttaaaatagcacactgtcaaattgtaaagcttgtattgctcatagtgatttactacagatgagattttgacaatacctccatttatatatatgtacagtacacaattatttacttataaaagatcCATGGAAAGGGTTTTTTGTTCCAGCGGTTGTAGTACGTTGCTAGATACaaaactgacttactacaggttagattttgccaatatctcccttactTTATGTACAATTCACAATTGACCTATAGGTTAGCCCCGCCCCCTttgttactgttgctccctcagacaaacaaacggagttgctcactgtcttacaatgacagctacagtgtgaaaaccacgtcccacgatgtttttgcacaattttggacacaaaaggccaccaaatgggaattaaatattcaatggagggatttataaaataaatactgtggGTAACTCAAAGGAGGGTTTACCTTAGCTAGTTTTAGCaaaataacattaacgttctgcttgagcataTGAAAATTGtatcttaatgagtgtatgacaaccagaaaaggAACgtcgttaaaaaaataaataaattgtgaattacagtaatttcttaagaataattatatactgtatgtacagtgaggaagatgttggcaaaatttcaactgtagtaagtcagtctggtcactagtaacattttggtgaattactgtaatttttttttcttaaacatttGTGTAGTGTACATACTTAGGGAAATGATTGTCTAAGGCAAGTTattggaaatatatatttagtcagtttgagtaaattattcatttactgtaaacattaatttgaataaattattggaatttaatttaaataatttaatcaatTATTACTTCGTTTTGTACTGTGAGGTAAATTTGCAGACGGTCCCTAAAGCAGCCAGGCgaatatcaaacctaaaactATAGGTTTAAACgcttggttttctatgggagaaaaaatggtttggtgaaacttgttggttgtgggctcatattctgggctcatctgcttaaaatgtacataatatacagtaatattttttattaattagatgctgaatttaatcatttattatcactGAGGCAACAAACCACgttaagtgttttctttatggAAAATGTTTAACGTGCGCGTTCCTTAACTTGCATTCATGTCCTCatctgtttgcatcatcagtaagatctgaatttggtcttttaataggcttgttggagatgagcaaaatctgcgcagaaccgatcaccgcgagatgcatgcctgATTTCCTGATGccaatctgatttcatgtgattgtgtatttaaattatgcttgaatattcccaaacactaagactgtgcgatctctgtgtgagatatgtgattgtcatatttctatacaaatctaaaatacatgtttatattaaagtagaaatggatgataaatatgccTTTCGTATTAAATAGATAGAGGTATTCGTATTAATgcgatagaggctatttacactaagtgaaaatagcagtattctttagtgatatgctatttacacagtgcaaatagctttagattctatttattctatgttaaaatagcaggatcctgctaattacttattgcaaatattgaGTAAAAGGGTGAGATCAATtgtggcgaaaaacattattagagaaaaacattacttattgcaaaaagtggcaattatctgcacctctgcattgtaatacattataaaatagtatgcaataacttattgagtgtaatttaagtttatttcaaattattaaatggatgccaccttattgggacaaacgCTCtacctacacctaccctaaccctacccgatactttatgttcaactttttgattatttccttcatttttattaaaaaataaatgcttttctgatgttatctgaaatttaaaaagggagaaaaaaagttcgccaaaaggcagatttgAACCCCagtcgatcgtgtcaaaagaacGGTAGCATATGCTTTAAcatctgcaccactgaatctgacaacTGATGaccgtcttttgcatatttgactatcccaatcatacgtttgtgggtggagttagtgtaaatagcctcttccaacaacatggctatttgcacttaaatagacactccgattttttttttttttatattcccaacaattaaacagttgcccacagaaaaaaacagggggtgctgcagcaccctcagcacccccactttCCGCGCCCCTGCTTAACTATTGATATAGTTCGCATAATCATCAATTGTGCTTAGGTTTAATTCAACATCAATGTATTCTGAGATCTTAtaatcactgtattagttcactgaggcgcgTTACACGTCGTTGGGGAATtctggagtgtgacgtatgaggggaaccccattacagcacagcgtcacacaagccatgatacagagttacagaaactaaacaaccggaagcaatatatgtcttcctcagatgtaatgttagttctgtacttcagcattGGGTAAAAGaccattataatctcctttgtggtagagaaagctgcttgcatgtaggctacgggaaacagcgaaaatgttgaattaaacatacaatcAGCGAAATTTCCacgtttatactggccccgataatcaaaacttctacttagtgcttgctccatttctgcaaatcagtttttgtaaatgaatgacttgatccacGTATGGCCTgcttcatcaacagccgcttgcgccacctgctggtgagcggctgacagcagctggagatcatgcatctgtgctctactgctattcctgcggttcccggatgtgcaacgctgaattttctgccgaattttaaccactgaatttgtggcagcgaatttggaaatttaaataaaatgaccgaaatctgcctgtcgaatattatacatcgtatttttaaacagactgaatattttggaagtgaattctggaaggtgaatatgaattattgaatttttaattatgaaaatgtgtgtgaaatattttgaattgaaatatctacagcttaaataaacaactatgttaaatttctggacctaaaaatgcaagcactgttaattgcaatgcatctttttttttcgatttgtggaattcagcatactttgtttcaaaaactattgtcattattctgcttccatacagTAGGGGCAGCGGCAGCAGTGACAGCCTCCCCCGGGTCCTAACGCTCGTTCGGTAACGAGTTTTAATCTGTAGGGGGCGGtgttggcctacttctaattaaattaaaagtaaaatagcctacacaaataacatttagactgtgtttctgattaaataaagcagtaattgatgtcataaaataatgAGTATGTTTTGGTTTAAAGGTCAGAAGTTagctttcataaaaaaataaaaatcaaacatgACACTTCTGATTTATTAAtgtgtaatgttttaattttttaaacaaatcagctCTAAAAGAGTTTCAAAATTTTTACATctcttttgctttagaccatctacaaatgttaaatcttaaaatgttaggtttaacCATTTTTTGCGGGGTAAAAAAATGCAGCGATTGATGAATagattatttagttattttcaaagcttcaatgta
This portion of the Onychostoma macrolepis isolate SWU-2019 chromosome 02, ASM1243209v1, whole genome shotgun sequence genome encodes:
- the LOC131522959 gene encoding zinc finger protein GLIS1, which produces MIHIQKERNWKNVMRPAGLSPAVAQLDHCGLVNNDEKYLSSLNQAVHMEALKMSSLSESPVSITTEDFDLVCSTERAIVSYISSIKSDTSVVDNLSHVSNTLSPSLFCSSLSTSSFSAFSPSFSSPSSSHSSGSVSELCLTSPSLSTLCGPPEAQDLLYSCTPQKPPEGCLYPKSPKQEPVAEFHLCNKKLLHKEELLQYLCTDSDAAKEQTQHLNLHNTQAEVSEKLPTLQQLRNDLGLSGLLGSEGMNEHLSEEQPCKWMDCRATYGLKEELVRHIEKVHIDQRKGEEFTCFWAGCVRRHKPFNARYKLLIHMRVHSGEKPNKCMFEGCSKAFSRLENLKIHLRSHTGEKPYICQHPGCLKAFSNSSDRAKHQRTHLDTKPYACQLPGCTKRYTDPSSLRKHVKVHSSKALQAQDKVQLHNKVEQEVVDVCLGLQHLHGSAASVQSPDHRRPASLSEIHQEGFTAYPEEDESCSRALSLEQPSRHCSMEHSSISLHNHLHNNKLNQPRLSPLVCGINLVSGTNEVQSVSDKHSSFPNPHQKLNQMFHEVPINHHVFQATFNRVEQISSNGRDDLHNFDQNGFPFTCMNSSGYSLSQDIQSVSGNCPPPCPVPVGIYERCLSQICSL